In Gemmatimonas sp., a single genomic region encodes these proteins:
- a CDS encoding M23 family metallopeptidase, producing the protein MRVDTVKRGEPLVAVLERAGVPRDEAARVLRESQAIDARKIRAGTTITSTVSADSGASEVVLQLAIDRLVRFTRSATGGSRSGWLEKEETLPWTTDTVVVGGVVSSTLTGAIAQGADAFPANVRNEVAYALADILEYRVDLSRDLREGDTIKVLMERQRAPNGAVRPGDVIAARLTVDGRRVETMRFAQGSKSAYFDGEGKSMRAAFLRAPLAFRRISSVFGLRRHPILGTVRAHQGMDYAAARGTPVRALGDGVVIFAGWKGGYGRVLEIRHRNGFVTRYGHLNAFAPGIRRGTTVSISRTVAFVGTTGLSTAPHLHFEVLVNGKHRDPRVALRNVTGEPLASGQRASFDDLRARLFARLDGPRAASTAAAPVITRVAGD; encoded by the coding sequence GTGCGCGTCGACACCGTCAAGCGGGGGGAGCCGCTCGTGGCCGTGCTGGAACGCGCAGGCGTCCCGCGCGACGAAGCCGCCCGTGTGTTGCGCGAGTCGCAGGCAATCGACGCCCGGAAGATCCGCGCCGGCACCACGATCACCTCTACGGTCAGCGCGGATTCCGGCGCCTCCGAGGTCGTGCTGCAGCTGGCCATCGATCGCTTGGTGCGCTTCACACGCTCCGCCACGGGCGGTTCGCGGTCCGGATGGCTGGAGAAAGAAGAGACGCTGCCTTGGACCACCGACACGGTCGTCGTTGGCGGCGTGGTCTCGTCCACGCTGACGGGAGCCATTGCACAGGGTGCCGATGCGTTTCCGGCCAATGTGCGCAATGAAGTCGCCTACGCGCTGGCCGACATTCTTGAATACCGCGTCGACCTGAGCCGCGATCTGCGCGAAGGCGATACGATCAAAGTGCTCATGGAGCGCCAGCGCGCGCCGAATGGGGCTGTCCGACCCGGCGACGTCATCGCCGCCCGGCTCACCGTCGATGGCCGTCGCGTGGAAACCATGCGATTCGCGCAGGGCAGCAAGAGCGCGTATTTCGATGGAGAAGGCAAGTCGATGCGAGCCGCGTTTCTGCGGGCACCGCTCGCTTTCCGGCGCATCTCGAGCGTGTTCGGCCTGCGTCGCCATCCGATCCTCGGCACCGTGCGCGCGCACCAAGGGATGGACTATGCCGCCGCCCGCGGCACCCCCGTCCGCGCGCTGGGCGATGGCGTCGTGATCTTTGCCGGCTGGAAGGGCGGGTATGGTCGCGTGCTCGAGATTCGGCATCGCAACGGCTTCGTCACGCGCTATGGCCATCTGAATGCGTTCGCCCCTGGCATCCGTCGTGGCACCACGGTCTCGATCTCGCGTACGGTCGCGTTCGTGGGCACCACGGGGCTGTCCACCGCACCTCACCTGCATTTTGAAGTGCTCGTGAACGGTAAGCACCGCGATCCGAGGGTCGCCCTGCGCAACGTGACCGGTGAGCCGCTCGCCTCAGGACAGCGTGCGAGCTTCGACGATCTCAGGGCACGGCTCTTCGCCCGTCTCGATGGCCCCCGCGCCGCGAGCACGGCGGCGGCGCCGGTGATCACGCGCGTCGCCGGCGACTGA
- the ftsZ gene encoding cell division protein FtsZ, with protein sequence MTFEFEESASQNARMKVVGVGGGGGNAVNRMIEEHLEGVEFISVNTDAQALMNSKADVKIQIGKKLTRGLGAGARPEIGRQAIDENREDTKRVLGNADLVFVTCGMGGGTGTGAAPVICELAREAGALTVGIVTRPFLFEGRKRMRQAEEGIAEMRKHVDTMIIVPNERLLAVVGKGIPFHEALKKADEVLLHATQGISLLISETGLVNVDFADVRTVMQNGGSALMGTGIGRGENRAMEAAQQAIASPLLDNVSISGATGVLVNITGGEDLTLGEVTQINDIVHDAVGDNAEIIFGAVHEPAMMNEIRVTVIATGFDRQMQGGAGNGVVRNVPLGTTSPSAANPPAASFPPAAAAKSPAVLPFPTRDRPASRPVAAPARPAWEGAPPRPSRVPPISPSPSTELDDMEIPTFIRRQMD encoded by the coding sequence ATGACCTTCGAGTTCGAAGAGAGCGCTTCCCAGAACGCCCGCATGAAAGTCGTGGGCGTGGGCGGCGGTGGCGGTAATGCCGTCAACCGCATGATCGAGGAACACCTCGAGGGCGTCGAGTTCATTTCGGTGAACACCGACGCGCAGGCGCTCATGAATTCCAAGGCCGACGTCAAGATTCAGATCGGCAAGAAGCTCACGCGTGGACTCGGTGCTGGCGCTCGCCCGGAGATCGGGCGGCAGGCGATCGATGAAAACCGAGAAGACACCAAGCGCGTGCTTGGCAACGCGGATCTCGTGTTCGTCACCTGTGGTATGGGTGGCGGGACGGGCACGGGCGCGGCTCCCGTGATCTGCGAGCTGGCGCGTGAAGCGGGCGCGCTCACCGTCGGCATCGTCACGCGGCCGTTCCTGTTCGAAGGACGCAAGCGGATGCGCCAGGCGGAAGAAGGCATCGCCGAGATGCGCAAGCACGTGGACACGATGATTATCGTGCCCAACGAGCGACTGCTCGCGGTGGTCGGCAAGGGCATCCCGTTCCATGAGGCGCTCAAGAAGGCCGACGAAGTATTGCTGCACGCCACGCAGGGCATTTCGCTGCTCATCAGCGAAACCGGCCTCGTGAACGTCGACTTCGCCGACGTGCGCACCGTCATGCAGAACGGCGGCTCGGCGCTCATGGGCACGGGCATCGGCCGCGGCGAGAACCGCGCCATGGAAGCCGCCCAGCAGGCTATCGCCTCGCCGTTGCTCGACAACGTCTCGATCTCCGGCGCCACCGGCGTGCTCGTCAACATCACGGGCGGCGAAGACCTTACCCTCGGCGAAGTCACGCAGATCAACGACATCGTGCACGACGCGGTCGGGGACAACGCCGAGATCATCTTCGGCGCCGTGCATGAGCCCGCCATGATGAACGAGATCCGCGTTACGGTCATTGCGACCGGATTCGACCGGCAGATGCAGGGAGGCGCCGGCAACGGAGTCGTCCGTAATGTGCCGCTCGGCACAACGAGCCCTTCCGCTGCCAATCCGCCCGCTGCATCTTTTCCTCCTGCAGCGGCGGCCAAGTCCCCTGCGGTGCTGCCGTTCCCTACGAGGGACCGGCCCGCTTCGAGACCTGTGGCCGCCCCCGCTCGTCCTGCTTGGGAAGGCGCGCCGCCACGGCCGTCTCGCGTTCCTCCGATCTCCCCGTCGCCAAGCACTGAGCTAGACGACATGGAAATCCCGACGTTCATACGGAGACAGATGGATTGA